Proteins from a single region of Amblyomma americanum isolate KBUSLIRL-KWMA chromosome 10, ASM5285725v1, whole genome shotgun sequence:
- the LOC144108443 gene encoding uncharacterized protein LOC144108443, which produces MDLMKLLRSDLLSLCDELGVDVEEKMKKSHICTLLLETANEETVSDTWELLKRKKEETERKREENERQRLAAEREERELRRLQLANDQKKLECESSRGMTPERVSQAESFPMDRLMQPYKIGEDLGYYLVNFERTCEERGYAKETWPQKLLMVLPCEAATIVARLDAKDADDYERVKASLLRKYRLSAEEFRQRFRGASKRSSERYAEFAFSLKANLTEWLKGAEAYDTKDKVVECVGLEQFYNSIPEAVKLWVQDRENVSTVEKAAELADEYATRRKLSSESSESEKKAFGLRKHFIPKNRSQFRNRETFEGTKQAPEKTEDRAKQAGAQKALTKEFEDRKPFRCFNCQETGHIAARCTKTRLAFSYANDSDENLELLRPYIHELQVNGKLCRVLRDSGATMDIVHPSYVKEEDFTGEVAWIRQVLENQSVCLPMARVVISGPFGELVTEAAVSSAVSLQYPYLFSNKSNQLLCDRGQKLAEGTVKALTRSKSRELASKLRYSQESEATGEREGIPEIAEPSKENAVRAHEQQQEPVTEGSPIDASLQEACSPDSMLLPTSLCMDRLLRVDRDSLITEQERDPSLSKLHFIAKEGIARRNVTLHHKGGLLYRHYRDKKGKTLDQLVVPEKYRSDLLGLCHGNSWSGHLGVNKTKERLLGEYYWPGCFRDAERYVQSCDACQRTGKPGERWKAPLKLVPLISEPFRRLVIDTVGPLPKTKSGYKYVLTMICPATKFPEAVPLKELSSAEIVDGLLSVFARIGFPAEIQADQGTVFTSALTTTFLQRSELSNKVYHPLGGANRLKRYW; this is translated from the exons atggatctaatgaagttgctaaggtcagatttgctgtcattgtgtgatgagttgggtgtagatgtagaggagaagatgaaaaagtcacacatttgcacattgctcttggaaaccgctaATGAAGAAACAGTtagcgatacgtgggaactcctgaaa cgaaagaaagaggaaactgagcgaaagagagaggaaaatgagcgccaacggctagcggccgagcgagaggaacgggagctcagaaggttacagCTTGCGAATGACCAAAAGAAACTGGAATGTGAGAGTTCGAGAGGCATGACTCCAGAGAGAGTGAGTCAGGCCGAATCGTTTCCTATGGACAGATTGATGCAGCCGTATAAGATTGGCGAGGATCTTGGTTATTACCTCGTGAATTTCGAGAGGACGTGTGAGGAACGGGGTTACGCTAAGGAGACCTGGCCACAAAAGCTACTAATGGTGTTACCCTGTGAGGCGGCCACTATAGTCGCGAGGCTTGACGCGAAAGATGCCGATGACTACGAGAGGGTTAAAGCGAGTTTGCTAAGAAAGTACCGACTTTCGGCAGAAGAATTCCGACAGCGGTTCAGAGGTGCCAGCAAGAGAAGCAGCGAGAGGTATGCAGAATTCGCATTCAGTTTGAAGGCGAACCTTACAGAGTGGTTGAAGGGCGCGGAGGCATATGACACCAAAGATAAGGTTGTCGAATGTGTAGGCCTCGAGCAGTTCTATAACAGTATCCCTGAGGCCGTTAAGTTATGGGTGCAAGACAGAGAAAATGTGAGCACAGTGGAGAAAGCTGCAGAACTAGCGGACGAATATGCAACACGGAGAAAGCTGAGTTCCGAGTCAAGCGAGTCTGAAAAGAAAGCGTTCGGTTTAAGGAAGCATTTCATTCCCAAAAATCGATCGCAATTTAGGAATCGCGAGACATTTGAGGGCACTAAACAGGCCCCAGAAAAAACTGAGGATCGTGCCAAGCAGGCCGGAGCTCAGAAAGCATTGACGAAGGAGTTCGAGGACAGGAAGCCGTTCCGTTGTTTCAACTGTCAGGAAACTGGACATATTGCAGCAAGGTGTACGAAGACGCGATTAGCTTTCTCATATGCCAACGACAGTGATGAGAATTTGGAACTTCTGCGTCCATATATTCACGAACTCCAAGTAAATGGAAAATTGTGCAGGGTCCTTCGGGACAGCGGGGCAACAATGGACATTGTTCACCCCTCATATGTCAAGGAGGAAGACTTTACTGGGGAAGTAGCATGGATAAGACAGGTACTAGAAAATCAGAGTGTGTGCCTGCCTATGGCAAGGGTGGTGATTTCCGGCCCGTTCGGCGAGCTAGTGACAGAAGCCGCCGTCTCGTCGGCTGTTTCATTGCAGTACCCGTATCTATTCTCCAATAAGTCAAATCAGCTGCTTTGCGATCGAGGTCAGAAGCTGGCTGAGGGGACAGTGAAAGCCCTGACTAGGTCCAAATCACGCGAGCTTGCTTCCAAGCTTAGGTACAGCCAGGAATCAGAGGCAACTGGTGAGAGGGAGGGAATTCCCGAGATTGCGGaaccaagcaaagaaaatgcagttcgagcacatgaacagcagcaggaacctgTTACCGAAGGTAGCCCCATCGATGCCAGCCTACAAGAAGCGTGCAGTCCAGACTCCATGTTATTGCCCACCTCCCTGTGCATGGATCGCTTGTTGCGCGTTGACAGAGACTCCTTAATCACAGAACAGGAAAGAGACCCTAGCTTGTCAAAGTTACACTTCATAGCCAAGGAGGGTATTGCTAGGCGTAACGTGACATTGCACCACAAAGGCGGATTGCTGTATCGCCATTACAGGGACAAAAAGGGGAAGAcgcttgatcagctggtcgtgcctgaaaagtaccgctctgaccttttaggcctctgtcacggaaacagttggtcagggcacttaggtgtaaacaaaacgaaggaaaggctgcttggggaatactactggccgggatgtttccgagatgctgaacgctacgtgcagtcatgcgacgcgtgtcagcgcaccggaaaaccaggagaaagaTGGAAGGCCCCGCTAAAGCTGGTGCCGCTTATCTCGGAGCCTTTTCGACGTCTGGTCATTGACACCGTCGGGCCACTACCCAAAACTAAGTCAGGCTATAAGTACGTACTCACTATGATATGCCCTGCTACCAAGTTCCCGGAGGCGGTGCCGCTAAAGGAGCTTAGCTCGGCAGAGATAGTGGACGGTCTCCTGTCCGTTTTCGCTCGAATTGGCTTTCCGGCAGAAATTCAGGCTGATCAGGGGACAGTTTTCACGAGCGCACTCACAACCACGTTCTTACAGAG gtcggagctgagcaacaaggtctacCACCCTCTCGGGGGCGCGAACCGCTTGAAGCGATATTGGTGA